GTAACAACAAAAGACATGAAAAGAAAATACAAACTACCAGGATACAATCCAACCACAAAAGGAAACAAAAGACAAATCAAAAGAGCAATCAAAACAATACAAGAAAGCAAAAAACCAATAATACTAGCAGGAGGAGGAGTAATCCTCGCAGATGCATCAAGAGAACTCATTGAATTTGCAAGAAATGCAAACATACCAGTAGCAACAACACTCATGGGAAAAGGAGCAATAAACGAACATGACCCACTCTCACTCGGACTACTCGGAATGCACGGACTTGAATCAACAAACATAGCAGTAACAAACTCAGACTGTCTCATTGCAATCGGATGCAGATTTTCTGATAGAACAACCGGAAAAGTATCAGAATTCGCACCAAATGCAACTAAAATACACATAGACATAGACCCAGCAGAAATAGGTAAAAACGTACCAATCGACCTACCAATAGTAGGAGATGCAAAAACAATACTTCGTGAACTAAATGAAGAAATACAAATACCAAACCAAAACGGATGGACAACAAAAGTAGTAGAGGCTAACCAAAATTACAAACCAAAAATGACATTCAACACACCAATACTAAAACCACAAGAATGCATAAAAGAAATAATGCAAGCAATAACACCAGAAACAATAGTTACAACAGATGTAGGACAAAACCAGATGTGGATGGCACACTACTATAAAACCCAAAATCCACGAACATTCATATCAAGTGGAGGACTTGGAACCATGGGATTCGGACTACCTGCTGCAATAGGAGCACAAGTAGCAAAACCTGATGAAAACGTACTAGCAATTGTTGGAGATGGAGGATTCCAAATGGTATCACAAGAACTTGCAACAATCGAAGAATACGACCTACCAATAGTAACAGTAATACTTAACAACAGATACCTAGGAATGGTATACCAATGGCAAGTACTCTACTACAACAACAAAATATCACAAACCAAAATGACACCAAAACCAGACTTTGCAAAACTTGCAGATGCATACGGAATAAACGGAGTACATGTTGAAAAAACAGGTGAACTACAAGAAACCATACAAAACGCACTAAAATCTCGAGAAGCAACAGTAATAGATGTAAAAATAGACTCAGATGAACTACTCCCAATGGTACCACCAGGTGAAAAAATAACAAAAATCGTTGGAGAATACAAAACCGAGGATGAATAAGCTATGAAAACACAAAAACACACAATAAGCATACTAGTCGAAAATAAGCCAGGAGTACTACAACGAGTCTGCGGACTATTCACCAGACGAAACTTCAACATAGACAACATAACAGTAGGAAAAACAGACAACCCTAAACTATCCAGGATAACAATCACAACAATGGGAGATGAACAAATAGCTGAACAAATAACAAAACAACTAAACAAGCTAATTGAAGTAATAAAAGTACGTGAACTAAATCCTGAAACAACAATAAGACGAGAACTAGCACTAATAAAAGTAGCAGCTCCAAATGAAAAAATAAGATCAGAAATAATACAATACACAAACGTTTTCCGTGCTCATATTGTAGATGTAACATCAGAAATACTAACAATAGAAATAATAGGAGATCCAAGCAAAATACTAGCACTAACAGACATACTACAACCATACGGAATAAAAGAAGTAGTAAAAACAGGAGTAACAGCAATAAAAAGAGGACCTAACACATTATAATACTACTTTTATCACCACCCAACTCTTTTTAACCATTTTTTTCTATTTATTAATATAAATCATATATTCCAATTAAACATCAAATCATAGTATTTCCCTAAAAAAAATAAAATTAATTTTAGTAAAAACTAAGTAAGCTATGAATAATTTTTCATAGTTTTCTCAAAAAAATAAAGTAAATTTTTTTTTGGAATATTTTATAAGAAAATTAAATTTTTAAAAAAAAAATGATTTTAAAAAAAAAGGGAGGTGATAGGTATGAAAATCTTTTAGTATTTACTATTAGCTTTTTATCATTTATTCCCTCTATCTATAAGAATGATAAAAATAAACTAATTTATTAGAAACTTCCATCCACATTATTTATTATTATAATCTAATTATGAAATTAATATTTCATATTATCTATAATTTATTCTAATTTTTTTTTACTAAATTTTTTATTAAATATTATTTTATACTAATTGAATTATCACATACTTGGTTAAATCTACAAGCTTTACATTTATTTGAATTACTGGTTGGTTTAAAGAATGTTTTACCTGTGATTAGTTGTTGCATGTGATTTATTAATCGTTTTATCTGATATTTTTCATTACTTGTAAATTTTGTTTGCCAGAATATATTATCAGTTAAACGAGTTCTTAATGCTACGTAGATATCTCGTTTATCATCCGGATTCATTTGTTGGTATGCTAGTGCATATGCATATACCTGGTTTTTCATGGAATCATATGCTTTGTCTCCTGGTTTATCATCTATAATAACAACTGAATCTGGCATGATCCATATTTCATCGATAAAGCCACGAATTCCATCAGAGGGACTTATTACGAAGAATTCTCGTGAGACTACTTTCTGTTTTTGTGAAATCTCCTGCATCTCATCATAACTCATAACAGTTGCTGTTTTTTTAAATTCATCTTCTAGTATTTGATGTTCATCTGTTCCTGTTGTCATTTGTTGGGTATCTTCTACTTGGATGTGTTGGAAGTTTTCTAGGTATAATGAATATTCACAGTATCCTTGTGTGTTAAGCCAGCTGATGGGGAAGTTTGGCTTATTTTCAATAATTTGTACTTGACGTATGCTAGGATGCCACCGGGATTTTATTTTTTGTGTTTCTGGTTTTATGTTTTTTGAAATAATAATCACCCCCTCAAAAGTTCTAGGAGTATTTGTATACTAATTCCTCGATTGTTATTTGTAATTGTTTTTTCTGTTGTAGTCTTTCAACTATTCCCATCTTGTTTTTAAAGATGTCATCTGATATTTTAAGTCTTTCACTAAATTCATATTCTATTATGATTTCATTTACTTTATCTGCATCTAGGTTTTCTGATGTTATTAGATTATCTATTTCTTTTTTCTTTTCACGATCCATGTAGTTTTCTAGCATTGCTTCTGTATCATCTATTCCATTTGTTCCTCGTAGGTTTTCTTCGATGAATTTGTCTATTAGTTGGCTTTTTCTTTTAAGTTGTGGGTCTCCTTGCATGGTTTTAATGATGAAATTCTTATTTTCTTCAAATTCTTCTTCACATGTTGGGTCTAGATCATTTAGAAGACTTATTATGTATGCTAGGTTTATGTCATCTTTTTGTATTAGTCCTAGTTCGAAGTCTATATCTTCTAGTATGCTTTCTTTTTCAGGTGCTGCTTTTGTTTCTTCGTGTATGTCTAGGTATTTGCTTTTGTAGTCTTCTATTTCTTGTTCTTCCATTTTAAGATCAGAGTAGGTAAAGTCTGTGAATGTTTTTAGTTTATTTAGTATTCTGAGTAGTTCTCGGAAGTTTTCTACAAAATACATTGTTTCATCTAATGTTGGATTATCAAGATCTGAGATATTAGTTATTACTTTTTTAAATTTATCTACTTGTATGTTAAAGTCATCTACGTATTCTTTGTATGGTTTCATTAGTATTGTGTTTTCTGCATTTTCATCTGAAAATAGTTTTATTGCATCATCTGTCTGTTTTTTTATGTTTCTAAATGATACTATGTTTCCATATGATTTTTTTTCATTAAATATTCTGTTTGTCCTTGAGAATGCTTGTATTAGGTTGTGGTATTCTAGGTTTTTATCAAGATATAGTGTGTTTAGGTATTTATTGTCAAATCCTGTTAAGAACATGTTTACAACTAGTATTATGTCTATTTTGTTTTCTTTTGATTTTTTAGATACATCTTGGTAGTAGTTTTGGAATGACTCTGTTGTGAAGTTTGTTCCGTAAAGCTGGTTGTAGTCTGCCATTTGTTGGTCTATATTTTCAAGTGATGTTTTATTTTCATCATCAAGTTGCATGTTGTCATTATGTGAATAGATTGCTGCTATTTTAAGTTTTTTATCATCAGGGAGTTGCTTGTTTTTTTCTTGGAATATCTTATAGTACTTATTTAGTACTTCTATACTACTTACTGCGAAAAGTGATGTGAATTCTCGGTTATATGTTTTACTATCATGACGTTCTATTATGTAGTCTACTATTTTTGTAAGTCTTTTTTCAGAATCCATTACTTCTTTTTCATCGATTTGTTCAACTTCTATGTCATATTTTGTCTGATTTTTGTATTTTCCTATGTATTCTACAGAAAATCCTAGTACATTATTATCAGCAATTGCATCTTTAATAAGATAATGATGTAGTTCTTCACCAAATATATCATATGTTGTACGATTTTTATTTGCATTATCTTTAAATATTGGTGTTCCTGTAAAACCAAATGTCTGGATATTTGTGAAGAAATTAGCAATATCACGATGCATTTGTCCAAATTGACTACGATGACATTCATCAAACATTAGAATTATCTTTTTATCTTTAACATCTTCTAGTTGATGTTGTCTTTTTTTTGCTGCTATGGAAAGTTTTTGTATGGTTGTTACAATTAATTTGTCTTTTGAATTTAATTGTTTTATAAGAGTTGATGTATCTTTAACATCTGTTATGCTTCCATCACCAAATTTGTTAAATTCTGCGAGTGTTTGACTATCAAGATCTTGTCTGTCTACTACAAATATTACTTTATCTATCTCTTCTTTTTGAGATAAAATCTGACTTGCCTTAAATGAGGTTAATGTTTTACCTGATCCTGTTGTATGCCATACATAACCATTTTGTTTTGAGTGTAGTGCATTATTTAGTATTGCTTCAACCGCGTGAACTTGGTATGATCTTAGAATTTTAACATCTTTTTCAGAATCAACAAGTACTATGTATTCTTTAATCATCTTGTGCATGTGATATTTTTCAAGGAAGCTATTTGTAAATTCTTTAAGGTTGGTAATCTTGTTATTATCCTTATCTTTCCAGAAAAATGTGAACTTATAATTCATATCACGTGTATTTGCAAAATATTTTGTATCAATACCATTTGATATTATGAAAATTTGAATATACTGGAAAAGACCTCTGTATGATGTATTTTTATAACGTGTAATCTGGTTGAATGCTTCTTTTAATGATTTACCACGACGTTTAAGTTCAACTTGTACAACAGGTAGTCCATTTACTAGGATTGTAACATCATACCGGCTTTTAAATTTACCATCAACACTTATCTGATGTGCAGCCTGAAAGCTATTTTTACACCACCTGGAATCTAAAAACTTAACATACTCCATTTCACCATTATCTCGGGTTAACTCCATTCTACCTCTGAGTTTTTGTGCTTTATTATAAATACTACCACCTTCAAGGTGGTTAAGTACTTGTGTAAATTCATGATCAGAAAATTTCATATTATTAAGATCTTCAAGTTGCAGACGCATGTTATCATATAATTCATCCATACTTTTTATATCAACAAGTTCATAATCTAAAGATCCAAGTTCATCCATTAATTCCTCTTCTAAAACTGCCTCAGACTGATGTGCCATATTAAATCAAAATCCCCATAAACTTTTTTTTTATTATATAAATTATAATAAATTTATTTTTTTCTATTTTTATTAAATAAAGGTTTATAAAAACACCCTTAAATAATCATTACCCGTAGCCATTAAATATTAGAAAAAAACAAAGTATAAACAACAATACTTTACTAAAAAAAACTAAAAAAAAGGGGAAAAAAGATTAAAATGCAAACCACACTCACAACACAACCTGAAAAAACAGACCAGGAAAAAAAACAACAACTCGAACAAAATCTATGGAACATAGCAGATATACTACGTGGAAGTATGGATGCTAATGAATACAAAAACTACATCCTCGGATTCATCTTCTATAAATACTTATCAGAAAAACTTGAAACACACCTAAACCAAGCACTAAAAAATGATAACATAACATTCCATGAAGCATGGCAAACAGGTGAAATAGAACTACAAGAAGCAATAGTAGAAGAAGCCGTAACAAGCATAGGATACTTCCTAGAACCACAATACCTATTTAACACAATAATACAAAAAGCAGAAAACAACGATTTTATACTTGAAGATCTAAAAGAATCACTAAATAAAATAGTAGAATCAACACAGGGAAGTGAAAGTGAAGATGACTTCGAAAATCTCTTTGAAGATGTAGACCTACAATCATCAAAACTAGGAAAAACCGTGGAAGACAAAAACAAGAAAATATCACAAGTACTCCTTCAACTATCACAAATAGACTTCTGCCTTGAAGATACACAAATAGACATACTAGGAGATGCATACGAATACCTAATTGGACAATTCGCATCAAGTGCAGGAAAAAAAGCAGGAGAATTCTACACACCACAAGAAGTAAGCACAATACTCGCAAAAATTGTAACAACAAACAAAACCAAAATCAGATCAGCATTCGACCCAACCTGTGGAAGCGGATCACTACTTTTAAGAATAAGCAAAGAAGCAGACGTATCAGAATTCTACGGACAAGAACTAAACCAAACCACATACAACCTTGCACGAATGAACATGATGCTACATGACATACCATTTGACAAATTTGACATCCGATGGGGAGACTCACTAGAAAACCCACAATTCATAGAACACCAATTTGATGCAATAGTAGCAAATCCACCATTTAGTGCAAAATGGTCATCAGATAAAAAATACATGGACGACCCAAGATTCAGCGAATACGGAAAACTTGCACCAAAAAGCAAAGCAGACTACGCATTCTTACAACACATGATCTACCACCTAAAAGACGATGGAACAATGGCAATAGTACTACCACACGGAGTACTATTCCGTGGATCAGCAGAACAAACAATACGAAAACACCTAATTGAAAACAAAAACTACATAGATGCAATAATAGGCCTACCATCAAACATCTTCTATGGAACAGGAATACCAACAATAATAATAGTAATCAAAAAATGCAGAAACACAACAGATGACATACTATTCATCGACGCATCAAATGACTATGAAAAAGTCAAAAAACAAAACAAACTAAGACCAGAAGACATAGAAAAAATAGTCACAACCTACCAAAAACGTGAAGAAATCGAAAAATACTCACACAAAGCAACACTCGATG
Above is a genomic segment from Methanosphaera cuniculi containing:
- a CDS encoding acetolactate synthase large subunit, with the protein product MNGSDALLKKLKENGTDTVFGYPGGVLLPLYESIYDCDINHILVRHEQSAAHAADAYARVSGKVGVCIATSGPGATNLVTGIATANIDSSSVIALTGQVGTPIIGTDAFQEVDTIGITMPITKASFQPRTSDKLPETIDEAYHIAHTGRKGVVVIDIPKDVLENPVTTKDMKRKYKLPGYNPTTKGNKRQIKRAIKTIQESKKPIILAGGGVILADASRELIEFARNANIPVATTLMGKGAINEHDPLSLGLLGMHGLESTNIAVTNSDCLIAIGCRFSDRTTGKVSEFAPNATKIHIDIDPAEIGKNVPIDLPIVGDAKTILRELNEEIQIPNQNGWTTKVVEANQNYKPKMTFNTPILKPQECIKEIMQAITPETIVTTDVGQNQMWMAHYYKTQNPRTFISSGGLGTMGFGLPAAIGAQVAKPDENVLAIVGDGGFQMVSQELATIEEYDLPIVTVILNNRYLGMVYQWQVLYYNNKISQTKMTPKPDFAKLADAYGINGVHVEKTGELQETIQNALKSREATVIDVKIDSDELLPMVPPGEKITKIVGEYKTEDE
- the ilvN gene encoding acetolactate synthase small subunit: MKTQKHTISILVENKPGVLQRVCGLFTRRNFNIDNITVGKTDNPKLSRITITTMGDEQIAEQITKQLNKLIEVIKVRELNPETTIRRELALIKVAAPNEKIRSEIIQYTNVFRAHIVDVTSEILTIEIIGDPSKILALTDILQPYGIKEVVKTGVTAIKRGPNTL
- a CDS encoding CRISPR-associated protein Cas4 encodes the protein MISKNIKPETQKIKSRWHPSIRQVQIIENKPNFPISWLNTQGYCEYSLYLENFQHIQVEDTQQMTTGTDEHQILEDEFKKTATVMSYDEMQEISQKQKVVSREFFVISPSDGIRGFIDEIWIMPDSVVIIDDKPGDKAYDSMKNQVYAYALAYQQMNPDDKRDIYVALRTRLTDNIFWQTKFTSNEKYQIKRLINHMQQLITGKTFFKPTSNSNKCKACRFNQVCDNSISIK
- a CDS encoding type I restriction endonuclease subunit R; protein product: MAHQSEAVLEEELMDELGSLDYELVDIKSMDELYDNMRLQLEDLNNMKFSDHEFTQVLNHLEGGSIYNKAQKLRGRMELTRDNGEMEYVKFLDSRWCKNSFQAAHQISVDGKFKSRYDVTILVNGLPVVQVELKRRGKSLKEAFNQITRYKNTSYRGLFQYIQIFIISNGIDTKYFANTRDMNYKFTFFWKDKDNNKITNLKEFTNSFLEKYHMHKMIKEYIVLVDSEKDVKILRSYQVHAVEAILNNALHSKQNGYVWHTTGSGKTLTSFKASQILSQKEEIDKVIFVVDRQDLDSQTLAEFNKFGDGSITDVKDTSTLIKQLNSKDKLIVTTIQKLSIAAKKRQHQLEDVKDKKIILMFDECHRSQFGQMHRDIANFFTNIQTFGFTGTPIFKDNANKNRTTYDIFGEELHHYLIKDAIADNNVLGFSVEYIGKYKNQTKYDIEVEQIDEKEVMDSEKRLTKIVDYIIERHDSKTYNREFTSLFAVSSIEVLNKYYKIFQEKNKQLPDDKKLKIAAIYSHNDNMQLDDENKTSLENIDQQMADYNQLYGTNFTTESFQNYYQDVSKKSKENKIDIILVVNMFLTGFDNKYLNTLYLDKNLEYHNLIQAFSRTNRIFNEKKSYGNIVSFRNIKKQTDDAIKLFSDENAENTILMKPYKEYVDDFNIQVDKFKKVITNISDLDNPTLDETMYFVENFRELLRILNKLKTFTDFTYSDLKMEEQEIEDYKSKYLDIHEETKAAPEKESILEDIDFELGLIQKDDINLAYIISLLNDLDPTCEEEFEENKNFIIKTMQGDPQLKRKSQLIDKFIEENLRGTNGIDDTEAMLENYMDREKKKEIDNLITSENLDADKVNEIIIEYEFSERLKISDDIFKNKMGIVERLQQKKQLQITIEELVYKYS
- a CDS encoding type I restriction-modification system subunit M, encoding MQTTLTTQPEKTDQEKKQQLEQNLWNIADILRGSMDANEYKNYILGFIFYKYLSEKLETHLNQALKNDNITFHEAWQTGEIELQEAIVEEAVTSIGYFLEPQYLFNTIIQKAENNDFILEDLKESLNKIVESTQGSESEDDFENLFEDVDLQSSKLGKTVEDKNKKISQVLLQLSQIDFCLEDTQIDILGDAYEYLIGQFASSAGKKAGEFYTPQEVSTILAKIVTTNKTKIRSAFDPTCGSGSLLLRISKEADVSEFYGQELNQTTYNLARMNMMLHDIPFDKFDIRWGDSLENPQFIEHQFDAIVANPPFSAKWSSDKKYMDDPRFSEYGKLAPKSKADYAFLQHMIYHLKDDGTMAIVLPHGVLFRGSAEQTIRKHLIENKNYIDAIIGLPSNIFYGTGIPTIIIVIKKCRNTTDDILFIDASNDYEKVKKQNKLRPEDIEKIVTTYQKREEIEKYSHKATLDEIRENDYNLNIPRYVDTFEEEEPIDLDEVCEELKKIKQQEEEVDKEIKKYCEELGIQPPIF